The genomic stretch GGACAACACTGAAAAGGAACAGGTAGAAATTTGATTATAGTATATGCCGCTTCACTCGTTTAATTTGACCTTGCTTATTAATGCCTCAACTTTGTACTGGTGTGGTGCTGCTGGGTGCAACAGGGTTACCTGCCTTTCAAACACAAGTATGAAGATAAACGTTATTGGTGTCTacgaccgagagagagagagagagagagagagagagagagagagagcttccaAAACCAGCAGAGCAAGGCATTAAAACATCTTTTATCAGATATTGGTGGGTTAGAAAGAATCGGATTAAGTCGCCATTAGAACAAACTCGATGCCCAATTCATGCTTGGAATTAGGGTAGAAAACAGTAACAAATGTATCAGATATTGAGGAAACCATATCTATTTTCATCAGAACTGGTGGTTCGGAAGGAATATGATTAAGTCAATAAGTCGACAAACATGATACCTGGTTCAGGCCTAGAATCATGGTTGAAGATGGTCAGTTATATGCAAACTTTGATCTGTATGCTTTTACTCAAATACCGGTACTAGAGTTATACTAACTCCTGTTAATGATATTTACTAAACGTAGATACCAATCTGATGTGGATGTAGGATGCAATCAGATTTAAGGCAGATATACATGTGAACGTCAGATGAACCGAAGACCTCTATCTTTGATCTCCAATGACTTTGGCAATCTTGATCATGTCACAGAAGAAACCATTCAACATTCTGTCAATCAACTTTGATTGACATGTGAACTAAGTATGGTTAGAGGGACCATATAGAAGAAACCATTCAACATTCTGTCAAAATGTATTACTTAAGCATGAGTTATCTCTGATCTCCATTCTGACAAAGTGGCCAAAATTGTCAATCAGCATTCAACATTCTGCCAAAGTCATTGGAgatcaaagagagagaaagaggggccACTTTGTCTAGTTAGAGGAATCATGAATGGTTATTCCTTTCATGAAAATTGCCCAACATAAGATACTGACCGCATGCAGAAATAACAAGGAACTAACATATTTTGTTATCAAGAAATTAACTTGACGTCATTACATACTCTTCAAAACAAATTTCTACTAGTATGTAAAGAAATCACATAAATGAAGAAATACCAATCTATCGTTGCACACAAGAAGTTCAGAAAAGAAGCAAAGGATCACTAATATCAGCAGATGATGTAGTAGGTAAACAGAAGCACAACACACCAGATTAACACATCCAGAGACACTCACCAGTAACCAGAAGAAGTCCGGAAGGCAGCTGCTTCAGGAAGACGACCCTCTTTCCCATGAACCTACCAGCGAGAAGGATCAGAACAGTCCCCGGAGTGATGCTTGCCCTACACGCCACAATAAGCATCACAAACAGCGAATTTGAGCAACAAGGGAAACAGCAAGACACAGAGAACAACCGAAAGTGACGGCGGCGAATCCATGTACCTGAGCTTTGTAAGCTTGGGCTTGCGGCGATTGGGGATGGGAGTCTTGACATCGTCCGCGGGGTAGAACTTCGGGGGCTTCGCGGACGACTGCGCGGGCTCGGCGGGCTTCGGGTCGTGGTGGGGGAAGGAGCCGCCGTTCTTGGCCTTGATGGCCCAGATCCCGCGTTTATGGTACATCTTCGACCTCGAGAACTTCCCGATGCCTCGAATCAGGCTAGGGTTCCGGCTCGCTGCCCTCACTTTCTTCGGCGCCGCCATTGCAAGAGCGATAGACCGGGAAGAGCGAAAGGAGGACGAAACCCTTGAAATGGCACGCGGCGAAGGAAAACGAGGACGAAAGATGGAGGCGTTTTATTGGAGGTAACGGGAAACCCTAGTCGAGTGTACACCCATCTAATCAGAATCATCTGCAATTTGATGGACGGTCATGATTCTACCCTAGAAATGAGGTCGAACCCATCAAATTGGTTTACTTTGGTTTAGATTGGTTTAGATCCATCGTaataaacaacaacaataaaatcgattatatatattatcattcaACTAATTTTTAAGATAACTATTATAAAAATtagtcataaaaaataaattaatgcaAAATTGATAAACCTGTTTTTTATAAAGTAGTAGTCTTTTTTAATTTTGTTAGCTATAAAAAACTTAAAAATAGAAtacaaatattattaattaatgctTTCATAATTGATATATTAAATTACCATGTATGAGTCACAAACTTATAGAATGATGATGGAAAATTAAGTGCTCCTTCccaaattattttttatgttacTTATTTCAAACACAATATGAGTAATGGATGTGAGCCTCTTGAATCAGATCATATATTTTCAATcaataaaataataacaataataacaacaactaACCATAGTGTCCCAACCTGGGTTAGTTCCTTAGATCTATCATATATTTTATACTGATTTTGTTAGAAAATAAGTAGAAATGATATTATTTGTCCAACAAGGGATTGTAATTGGGATATGTGAGAAAGAagtatatgaaaataaagatgtgtTGCTGATTAGTGATATTAAAgacagaaattttttttttggctacttcatataaaaagaaagaaacttgtAGTCAAACTTTTGAGTGCAATGGAAATTAATGTGATGGTTGAAGAACATGTTCACAGCAAACTTTGCATATCTTAAAACAAGGATCTGTTACTTATCAGGGACAAATGTTATGCAGCTTGTAATAATCCTTGGATGAGTCTGGAATGTGAAGGGTAGACTGAATAAGATTTAAGGTCTCATCACTTGTAGGCCTGTTTCAGTCCAAATCTTGATAGAACAGTGCATACAGGCATCACCAGCTAAAATGTGAATCAATTCTTTAAACCTCATTAGATGTATAAGTACCAGTCCACAGCCTTCTGCTCTTAGTGGATTTTGCTAGTTCTCCCTCTACTGAGAGCTTCAGAAAGAGCTAATATGTTATTCTATCTGAGACATTCTAAAACAACTGAAGATAGAAACATATGCAGTGATGATAATTTGCCATTGTGTTGGTTGTATCCACTGAGTTTATTTTATTGAGATGGAATGCCTTTCACAATGACAACAACAAACAGTTCATAGTAATATGAAACTCTGACAGGACAAAGTCAATTTCTGCACattcaaattttttgaaaaaCAACAAAGATATGTCTCAACTAATTGATCGGATAATAGAATGGTGTCAGATATTCCTAATCTGAAACAAGTCACAAGCATTTCCTTCAATGAAAATAAGGGAGACACCGTAAATCGGCTGTGGATTTTGCAGTTATAGGGAGATATCAAAGTGAAGAGAAAATGGGAACACCTGGTAGAGTGGCACCTGCATCAACGATGAAGATATTTCCAGTTACATATTCAGATGAGTCATGGATCAGATAGCGGACGACTGATGTAATTGCCGGATCTGATGTACCAAATGTTCTCAAAGGGATTATCTTTGTTGCAACCTTATTGATCCACTTTTTCCGCATGAGGCTCTCTGTTATCTCAGATTTGAATATCCCAGGGCTTATTGAGTTCACTCTGATGTTATGGACTCCCATTTCCAAAGCCATAACCTTCAAATTACAACAACCTTGGGTGAATATTGAATACTGCAATTACTCTTTAGAACTTGAGATAAATTTAATTATATGCCAACAAAAAAACTGATGCGTGTTTACTTCCAATAAAATGTGTATTACTCAAGCATGAGTTATTTTTTCAATGTAAAGAGCTGAAACTCAGAGTAATTTTAGAAAGTCCATGTTGAGTTGGAAAGAGGGATGTGAAGAACCCATTCTTGCTAGAGTTAGTAATAGTACCTTAGTAATTGCATTAACACCTTCCTTTGAGACAGCATATGCTATGGCTCCAGGCAACTTCCCACGATTAAGACCAGAAATAGAAGAAATGTTGATCACAGTTCCTTTCAGCTTTGCATTAACCATCTGTTTGCATACATACTTGGTTACTAGCCATAAGCCAGTCAGATTAGTAGCAAAAGTGGCATTCCAGTCCTCTTCCGGCCAATCTAGTGGGGAGTAAACACCACCTGAGGCAAAATACACGAATCGGATGCAACAGAAAATAGATAGGCGTGAAAGTAGCTCACCACGAGGAGCAAGTTTAGAAATGTGCAGGTAACAAGAATCAAACAAGACATTGTTAGTTAAACATAGAAAAAACTAAATATGATCTGTGTAGGCCTTTCAATATATAATGTTTTTCCTGAGAGAGTGAGTTTCAATAAAATGATCATACACATATAAGCACACTATCTAATTAGATTCGTGAAAACAATGGGACATGGGCACCAAATGCCAGTATAAGTGCAATCAAGATTGAGTCACTATAAAAGTCCCCACAAACACCACTTTTTATTTTTGAGACATATATGAGCAGTATATGCACCTTTTTTTTCTTCACATTCTATTTCAGCCTTTTGCAATGAAATAGGATCATAACCTTTTtctaaaaagaaggaaaaataaaaaagatacaaAGGCCCCCATGATTAGATTAAGAATCATAACATGTTACTGCTCCTTGTTCTGCTTCTCGATTATGCCAGTCTAACAACAATAATGACTGTTGATACGACATATTTTGGGCCCCGGACACGTCAAAGCTGACgccacacgccaagtcagaaccGTACCAAGAAGCTATTTCGTATGTCCCGTACTGAGAGCTCGGGGTGGTGCCATCTGACGCTACTTCGCACGTCCCGGGACGACGGCCGGTCAGAAAtgtcgtcccatccctcgaggGTCAGCGGCCATGCCGAATCGACACGTACCGACCCTCGTGCAATAGTATAAAGCCCCTGACCGACCTccagccagagagagagagacataaaAAAACAATCCACCCCACACcggcttgctcgtcggaggggccaaagccaCGGATCCCCTAGCGAGGACCATTTTTTGTAAACGAATGACCACCCGCGAGCGGTGAGCATCTCAACCCAGGGGACGCCATCCACCGTGCAATGGAGAGCTGTCAATCGACCCAgatcccgaccaacgccaaccagcactccttccCGAGGGCGCGGCCACCTCATCATCCAGCTCACTCTACAGaaagctcccgacatcgacccgcggacctagccgtgctgactcatcagccacggtatATTTGTTCGCTAACAACTGTCATAGGTATTCCTCAACCTTGGCTAAATTAATCATCATCTATTCAAGAGTcctctctttttccctttttaaggaAAAGTTCATGGTTGAGCAGATACAATTCTTACGCTAAGGAATGTTAGGTAAGTAACAAGTGATTGGAAGATTAACAAAAATGAAACACTGATACGCGCTTAAGCCAAAGATTCTTAGTCTGAAACAGTACATTAGAAAATCTGCAAAAGCATAGAACACATAAAAATGCCTAATTTATGAAAAATCAATACAAGTATTATTGTGCAAAAATGAGTACTCTTAAATTAGTTCGAATGTCGACGATTGAAGCGTTGAGAGGAACCCCAGACGGCAAGTACCTCGAACCCCTGCATTGTTGATCAACGCATCGATGCGGCCGAAGGCGTCCCACGCCCTCTGGACCGCCGCCTCGATCACGGATCCCCCGGCGCTCACGTCGAGCTCAACGGCCACGGACCGCGCGGCGGAGCGGGCCGAGAAGGAGGAGGAAGGTGGCGGCAACGGCGAACCGGGGCCGTCGATCTCGTCGCAGAGGGATCGAAGGCGACCGATCCGGCGAGCGGTAGCGACGACCCTGCAGCCGGCGGCGGCGAGGTCGAGGCAGATCTCGCGGCCGATGCCGGAGGAGGCGCCGGTGACCATCACTACCTTGCCCTCGAGTCTCCGCCACGGCGGTCGATCCATCTCCTTGGAGTTCCGTTGATCACGTCAGCAACACAAATCTTATGGCATAGCGTTTCTTAATTCTGAATCTTTCTCGTTTGGTTTGTTGTTGaagtaatattttttataatatgagttgttatatatatatatatatatatatatatatatatatatatatatatatatataaacgagaaaTAATACGAGACGTAAGTATTCGGGAAAAATCTGACACACTGTCGCACAACGAGACACGACGGCAGATCGCACGTGCGAATCCAACACGTGTCCGCGACATTGGGCCGGCACCGCCACTGCGGGTCCAACCGCGTCCACGCCGCGCTCCATCACCGTGCCCGCAAATACGACCAAGAAAACAAGAGCGCACGCAAGTTCTCCTTTTTGCCTCTCCTTTTCCTCTTCGAGTTTTAACCCCGTCTCTACtcgttccctctctctctctctcctctctctctcgctttttGTTCCCGTCTCCCCATCTCTCTCCGCCAGCCCCCCTCCCAGATCTGGAAAGCTCTTGCCCAAAGGCCCTCCTCGGATCATTTCTCATCGCCCGGAGTCAATCCACTGGGGGAGTCCTATTGCGTATTAGATCTCGAAAGGTGCGTTAGCTGAGTTTTCCCCCTTACATTTTGGATCCAGGAGAACTCTGGAGTCGAGATCTATTCCCCCATGGTCTTCCTGGTCTCTTATCTGAGAGCATAGAAGCACATGTGAAATCTTCGGGTAGTTGTTCCTGCCGATTATTGAAGGTCGCTGGGACCTCAATAAGGAGCTGGAAGTTGCAAGCAGATAGCTTTTCTGTTGACTTGAGTCTGTGGCTGATTTATCTTTGTTTCATATAGGGGAACGGATGTTTTGGTGCCAACCATCTTCCTGAAACTTTGCCATCAAACAAGATTTGGACAGTAATTTGGAGTTGATTTTATGTGTAAACGCAGAAAACATTGATCTTTCTAAAGAATTTGTTTAAAGATCCGATTTTGGTTAGAGTGAGAAATACTCAGTAGCAGATCCTGCTTACACTTTAAAGTTCTATAAATTTGATCAAGATAGTGTACCTAAACAAGTGTTTTCTGTTGATCTCATTGCTAAAAGATCAATTTTTTCTGTAATTATTAGGGAAAGGGGATTGTTGTAAGTCATTTATACACAATTTGGTGGTATAGAGTAGGCATTCTTCGAGGACTATCCTTTGGGATTGCCTTTTGACTGCTCCAATAATGTGGAAATTGAAGCAATTCATGCCTAAGGAACCTAACAGCCTCGAAGGTCGCATGGTTGAGGTTGGAAACTTAAAGTTGCAAGTCCGTAACGTGATCGCTGAAGGGGGCTTCTCTTGTGTCTACCTTGCTCGTGATGCTGTTAACCCATCCAAACAATATGCCCTTAAGCACATGATTTGTCAAGATGAGGAGTCGTTGGGTCTGGCAATGAAGGAGATCTCGGTGATGAAAATGCTAAAAGGCCATCCAAATGTGGTTGTGCTAATCGCACACACTATCTTGGACATGGGCCGGGTGAAGGAGGTGCTGCTTGTGATGGAATTCTGTGAGAAGTCGTTGGTCGCAGTGCTGGAGAACAGAGGAGCTGGTTACTTTGAAGAGAAGCAAATTCTTTTGATTTTCCGGGATGTATGCAATGCTGTTTTTTCCATGCATTGTCAGTCACCACCTATCGCTCATAGGTATGTTTATCTTGTGATTCTCATGTCTTTCATTTTAACTAATGTTCTCCTTTCCATTTTTTTCTGAATTATGGAACTCTAAAACCAAGATATTTATATATGGTTACCATGTTATGTTGTTCTGTCTCTATACCACTTGCTCTATGAAGTATCACATGACAAAACTGCGATGGTTTTACTTGCCTACATGTATatctatgtacatatatacatgtgcaaacatatatgaatcatttttataatttagttgATCATATTAAAGCAGGAAAGTATCTCTATGATAATATTATCTGAAATCATGAGGATGAAATTGAAATCCAATTCCCCTTGATATGAGAAATAAATGCTATGTTTGGGTTCTCTCTTCTGAACTTGTGATCGCTTGGTTCCTTGCATCACCAGAGATCTAAAAGCTGAAAATGTTCTGCTTGGAGCTGATGGAGCTTGGAAGTTGTGTGACTTTGGTAGCACCTCGACCAATCACAAGTGCTTCGACAGGCCTGAGGAGATGGGTATTGAAGAAGACAATATTAGGAAGCACACTACTCCTGCTTATAGAGCCCCTGAGGTTTATCCTATGAACTTATTATTATAGTTCAAATTTTTTTCTACCTCCTTAATGTCTTTTCTGGAAAATTTAAAGTACTAATTTTCCTGCAGTTTCTTACTTACAGATGTGGGATCTGTACAGAAGGGAAGTTA from Musa acuminata AAA Group cultivar baxijiao chromosome BXJ1-3, Cavendish_Baxijiao_AAA, whole genome shotgun sequence encodes the following:
- the LOC103979970 gene encoding large ribosomal subunit protein eL6, which codes for MAAPKKVRAASRNPSLIRGIGKFSRSKMYHKRGIWAIKAKNGGSFPHHDPKPAEPAQSSAKPPKFYPADDVKTPIPNRRKPKLTKLRASITPGTVLILLAGRFMGKRVVFLKQLPSGLLLVTGPFKINGVPLRRVNQSYVVATSTKVDISGVNADKFHDKYFAKEKKEKTKKGEGEFFETEKEETKSLPQEKKDDQKAVDGPLIKAIEAVPDLKAYLGARFSLRSGMKPHELVF
- the LOC135581165 gene encoding uncharacterized protein LOC135581165, which translates into the protein MDRPPWRRLEGKVVMVTGASSGIGREICLDLAAAGCRVVATARRIGRLRSLCDEIDGPGSPLPPPSSSFSARSAARSVAVELDVSAGGSVIEAAVQRAWDAFGRIDALINNAGVRGGVYSPLDWPEEDWNATFATNLTGLWLVTKYVCKQMVNAKLKGTVINISSISGLNRGKLPGAIAYAVSKEGVNAITKVMALEMGVHNIRVNSISPGIFKSEITESLMRKKWINKVATKIIPLRTFGTSDPAITSVVRYLIHDSSEYVTGNIFIVDAGATLPGVPIFSSL